In Spirobacillus cienkowskii, a genomic segment contains:
- a CDS encoding SCO family protein, with translation MKSCFFFISIAIFFSLSQKRVFAFDERVSMPSQKRALAPGALPASELPKVMQGVSIQEHLGKQLDLNLTFTDENGKLTKISDMLSIGKPVILTLNYYRCSTLCSIQLFNFAKTLKDLAWPIGKDFRVVTVSFDPTDHVEVAKEKQLEFVKLTQQDNADWKFYIGNENNIKKLTDQLGFYYKYDPISNEFAHAAAIFVITPEGKISSYLYGITYKSRDIKFALMDASKNKIGSPTDQVLLTCFHYNPTTGKYDAFAIGILRIAASITVLLLILFLGYFFWRDKRKKVN, from the coding sequence TTGAAGTCATGTTTTTTTTTCATTTCAATCGCAATTTTTTTCTCTTTATCTCAAAAGAGAGTCTTTGCTTTTGATGAAAGAGTTTCTATGCCTTCGCAAAAAAGGGCTTTAGCTCCTGGAGCATTACCTGCAAGCGAATTGCCAAAAGTCATGCAAGGCGTCTCAATTCAAGAACATTTAGGAAAACAATTAGATCTTAATTTAACTTTTACAGATGAAAATGGAAAATTAACAAAAATTTCAGATATGTTAAGCATAGGCAAGCCTGTTATTTTAACATTAAATTACTATAGATGTTCAACTCTTTGTTCAATTCAATTATTTAATTTTGCTAAAACTTTAAAAGATTTAGCATGGCCAATAGGTAAAGATTTTCGTGTTGTTACAGTGAGTTTTGACCCAACAGATCATGTTGAAGTTGCAAAAGAAAAACAACTAGAGTTTGTTAAACTTACGCAGCAAGACAATGCGGATTGGAAATTTTACATAGGAAATGAAAATAATATTAAAAAGCTGACGGATCAGCTTGGATTTTACTATAAATATGATCCAATTAGCAATGAATTTGCACATGCGGCAGCAATTTTTGTAATTACACCTGAAGGTAAAATTTCTAGTTATCTTTATGGAATTACGTATAAGTCAAGAGATATAAAATTTGCATTAATGGATGCATCTAAAAATAAAATAGGATCACCAACAGACCAGGTTTTATTAACGTGCTTTCATTACAATCCCACAACAGGAAAATACGATGCATTTGCGATAGGGATTCTTAGAATTGCAGCTTCAATTACTGTTTTATTGTTAATTTTATTTTTAGGATACTTTTTTTGGCGTGATAAACGCAAGAAGGTTAATTAG
- a CDS encoding cytochrome c, with protein MIRNNFNKKILLPCVSLTLASIIFSGCRGQKSQEPPILPIQNMVEQTSYDPQSKNDFYKDGLSNRQPVAGTVAQGEEKTNFPLYYGFEQNSSEKNPVWVKKYPIKLTSQLLKKGQEGYNIYCAPCHGYAGDSNGLVTQRAGGSIRPSNLHDQDRLNLSVGKIYDAVRNGVNNWNMPGFAAQLSVEDRWAVVAYVRALQISRTAKLENIPQDVREKNGWSKK; from the coding sequence ATGATTAGAAATAATTTCAATAAAAAAATACTGTTACCTTGTGTAAGTCTTACGCTTGCCTCCATAATATTTTCTGGATGTCGAGGTCAAAAAAGTCAGGAACCACCAATTTTACCTATTCAGAATATGGTTGAACAAACATCTTACGATCCACAATCAAAAAATGATTTTTATAAAGATGGTTTATCAAATCGTCAACCAGTAGCAGGAACTGTTGCTCAAGGTGAAGAAAAAACAAATTTTCCATTGTATTACGGTTTTGAGCAAAATTCTTCTGAAAAAAATCCAGTATGGGTTAAGAAATATCCAATAAAACTTACATCTCAGTTACTTAAAAAAGGGCAAGAGGGCTACAATATTTATTGCGCACCATGTCATGGTTATGCGGGTGATTCAAATGGGTTAGTTACGCAACGCGCAGGTGGTTCTATTAGGCCTTCAAATTTACATGATCAAGACAGACTCAACTTGAGTGTTGGTAAAATTTATGATGCTGTGCGTAATGGTGTGAATAATTGGAATATGCCTGGTTTTGCTGCGCAATTATCTGTAGAAGACAGATGGGCTGTGGTTGCATATGTTCGCGCACTTCAAATTTCTAGAACCGCAAAATTAGAAAATATTCCTCAAGATGTTCGTGAAAAAAATGGTTGGAGTAAAAAATGA
- a CDS encoding DUF3341 domain-containing protein, producing MTNNKPIYGILAQFETAADVYHACEKVRDKGFLKWDAHSPFPVHGLDKAMGLPQSKLSWIVGATATICGLGGGATWVWMNAVDYKFIVAGKPFWGLTGYFLPAFECAVLSAAIACLIGMLALNKLPRWYHSLFRSESFKRASDDKFFISIEASDPKFDELKTSEFLRELGASQVEVVEL from the coding sequence ATGACAAATAACAAACCAATTTATGGGATTTTAGCACAATTTGAAACTGCTGCTGATGTTTATCATGCTTGTGAAAAAGTGCGAGATAAAGGATTTTTAAAGTGGGACGCTCACTCTCCATTTCCTGTGCATGGTTTAGATAAAGCTATGGGGCTACCACAAAGTAAGCTTTCTTGGATTGTTGGCGCAACTGCAACGATATGTGGTTTAGGTGGTGGTGCAACGTGGGTGTGGATGAATGCTGTTGATTATAAATTTATTGTTGCAGGTAAGCCGTTTTGGGGATTAACAGGATATTTTTTGCCTGCATTTGAATGCGCAGTACTTTCCGCTGCAATTGCCTGTTTAATAGGCATGCTCGCTTTAAATAAGTTACCAAGATGGTATCATTCATTGTTTCGCTCCGAATCATTTAAGCGAGCAAGTGATGATAAGTTTTTTATATCGATAGAAGCAAGTGATCCTAAGTTTGATGAGCTTAAAACCTCTGAATTTTTAAGAGAATTGGGTGCATCTCAAGTAGAAGTTGTGGAGCTGTAA
- a CDS encoding TAT-variant-translocated molybdopterin oxidoreductase, with amino-acid sequence MTKFNSNDEQNKQQILWRSVEDLENSPNFLNKMQREFPHGASELELRPGVHRRKFLEIIGASMALAGVASTGCIRRPKEHIYPENNRPEDTTPGIPKFYTTSAKIGGGILGLMVTSTDGRPTKIDGNSRHVTSNPIAGSKIGSSNGFAQAEILNMYDPDRGQNCLLSGQKIAKKDLKVALKKALEKSKKSEGSDLALVYEANHSLAFASLIEEFKSNYPKAIVVEQDTTYSSNRVNSFSEIAKSPADVSYNLLNANVILALDSDFMGIEGDSVKNARQFAEKRKVADPKSSMNRLYSVESNFSTTGAIADHHFTLRSGRLGEFLIAVAAELNSTFGVKFPSEVAENLKYKRVFPEPLVKLIKSCAKDLYQQNGLALVIVGDRQPSWVHTLAFAINLGLGAVGKVLNLVSHTTKPKGLSSFANLKSALDNNSIQTLVVIGGNPVYALPANYNLEKLFTKVKDSFYLGYTLDETSKSCKYYIPKTHFLETWGDTRASDGTVAIMQPLIAPLFDDCVDEYSFVYLLSRLNDDMSGYQLVKNYWHNRIKNVTNFENSWRTYLSQGFISDVSKETISHGNYSFAEFSSNYSKTLKLIDPNEKSLEIDFVLDRTVYDGHYTNNAWMQETPDPITKLVWDNALLISPKTAKALGLQARPKPGKSEVDLVKITYQNRSMEVAVWETPGVSDFTAVLHLGYGRKFGKVASGSGFNANLIRTSDSWFGSGLTIRKTGKTYSLVSTQEHGSMSGTPNVAEDRPPVIREATLAKFKSNPSFVLENELLPIEKQKNNLFKFPENPAQKKWARQQWGMTIDLNTCIGCNACAVACQAENNISVVGKQEVFKNREMAWIRVDRYFTGDVDNPEMRAAFQPINCQQCENAPCEAVCPVAATVHSPDGLNDMAYNRCVGTRYCANNCPYKVRRYNFFNYSKVDDERNPLYAMQKNPNVTVRFRGVMEKCTYCVQKINKARAHFKKTSDGIIPDGAVLTACQNVCPTNAIVFGDIADSNSAVSQLKDNTRNYSLLGELNTKPRTTYLAKIRNANPELV; translated from the coding sequence ATGACAAAGTTCAATTCCAATGATGAACAAAACAAACAGCAGATACTTTGGCGTAGCGTAGAAGATTTAGAAAATTCGCCAAATTTTCTAAATAAAATGCAACGCGAATTTCCTCACGGAGCAAGTGAACTTGAGCTACGACCAGGTGTTCACAGAAGAAAATTTTTAGAGATTATTGGCGCATCCATGGCGCTTGCTGGAGTTGCGTCAACAGGATGTATAAGACGTCCTAAAGAGCATATTTATCCAGAAAATAATCGTCCAGAAGATACAACTCCTGGAATACCTAAGTTCTATACAACTTCAGCAAAAATTGGAGGTGGAATTCTTGGGTTGATGGTAACAAGTACGGATGGTCGCCCTACAAAAATTGACGGGAACTCGCGTCACGTTACAAGTAACCCTATAGCGGGAAGTAAAATTGGTTCTTCAAACGGTTTTGCACAAGCAGAAATTCTTAATATGTACGATCCAGATAGAGGGCAAAATTGCTTACTTTCAGGACAAAAAATTGCTAAAAAAGATCTTAAAGTTGCTCTTAAAAAAGCTCTAGAAAAATCTAAAAAATCTGAAGGAAGTGATTTAGCACTTGTGTATGAAGCAAATCATTCTTTAGCATTTGCAAGTTTAATTGAAGAATTTAAATCAAATTATCCTAAGGCAATTGTTGTAGAACAAGATACAACTTACTCAAGCAACAGAGTGAATTCATTTTCCGAAATTGCAAAATCTCCGGCAGACGTTTCATATAATCTACTTAATGCAAATGTTATTTTGGCTTTAGACTCTGACTTTATGGGAATTGAAGGCGATAGTGTCAAAAATGCAAGACAGTTTGCAGAGAAAAGAAAAGTTGCTGATCCAAAGTCTTCAATGAATCGCTTATATAGCGTGGAATCAAATTTTTCTACCACAGGTGCGATTGCGGATCACCATTTTACTCTTCGTAGCGGACGTCTTGGAGAGTTTTTAATAGCTGTTGCTGCAGAATTAAATTCAACTTTTGGTGTGAAGTTTCCATCTGAAGTTGCTGAAAATTTAAAATATAAAAGAGTTTTTCCTGAGCCTTTAGTAAAACTTATTAAATCATGCGCTAAAGATCTTTACCAACAAAATGGTCTTGCTTTAGTCATAGTTGGTGATAGACAACCATCTTGGGTTCATACGTTGGCATTTGCTATTAATTTGGGCTTAGGCGCGGTAGGAAAAGTCCTCAATTTGGTATCACATACTACCAAACCAAAAGGATTAAGTAGTTTTGCCAATTTAAAAAGTGCATTAGATAATAATTCTATACAAACTCTTGTTGTTATTGGTGGAAATCCTGTCTATGCATTGCCTGCAAATTATAATTTAGAAAAATTGTTTACAAAAGTTAAAGATAGTTTTTATCTAGGATATACTTTAGATGAAACGTCAAAGAGCTGTAAATATTATATTCCAAAAACTCATTTTCTTGAGACTTGGGGTGATACACGTGCGTCAGACGGAACTGTCGCAATAATGCAACCGCTTATTGCTCCTTTGTTTGATGATTGTGTTGATGAATATTCTTTTGTGTATTTATTATCTCGTTTAAATGATGATATGTCTGGTTACCAATTGGTAAAAAATTATTGGCATAATAGAATTAAAAATGTAACAAATTTTGAAAATTCTTGGCGTACTTATTTAAGTCAAGGTTTTATTTCTGATGTTTCAAAAGAGACAATTTCGCACGGTAATTATTCTTTTGCTGAATTTTCTTCTAATTATTCAAAAACTTTAAAGCTAATTGATCCAAACGAAAAATCATTAGAAATAGACTTTGTTTTAGACAGAACTGTTTATGATGGTCATTATACTAATAATGCTTGGATGCAAGAAACTCCTGATCCAATTACAAAATTGGTTTGGGATAATGCTCTTTTAATTAGTCCAAAAACAGCAAAAGCGCTTGGTTTGCAAGCTAGACCAAAGCCAGGAAAGTCAGAAGTTGATCTTGTCAAAATTACATATCAAAATCGTAGTATGGAAGTTGCTGTTTGGGAAACTCCGGGTGTATCTGATTTTACCGCCGTGTTGCATCTTGGTTATGGACGTAAGTTTGGGAAGGTTGCAAGTGGCAGCGGATTTAATGCAAATTTAATTCGAACTTCCGATTCTTGGTTCGGTTCAGGATTAACAATTCGTAAAACGGGTAAAACATATTCTCTTGTTTCTACACAAGAGCATGGTTCTATGTCCGGTACTCCAAATGTTGCAGAAGATCGTCCTCCAGTTATAAGAGAAGCGACTCTTGCTAAATTTAAGTCAAACCCGTCTTTTGTATTAGAAAACGAGTTATTACCAATTGAAAAACAGAAAAATAATTTATTTAAATTTCCCGAAAATCCGGCACAGAAAAAATGGGCTCGTCAGCAATGGGGTATGACAATTGATTTGAATACTTGCATTGGTTGTAATGCCTGTGCGGTAGCTTGTCAGGCAGAAAATAATATTTCTGTGGTTGGCAAACAGGAAGTATTTAAAAATCGAGAAATGGCATGGATTCGTGTTGACCGTTACTTTACAGGTGATGTTGATAATCCTGAAATGCGTGCCGCATTTCAGCCTATTAATTGTCAACAATGCGAAAACGCTCCATGCGAGGCTGTATGTCCCGTTGCAGCAACGGTGCATAGTCCTGATGGTTTAAATGATATGGCTTACAATAGGTGCGTAGGCACTCGCTATTGTGCAAATAACTGTCCTTATAAAGTCAGAAGATATAACTTTTTTAATTACAGTAAAGTAGACGATGAAAGAAATCCTCTATATGCAATGCAAAAAAATCCGAACGTAACAGTTCGTTTTAGAGGAGTTATGGAAAAATGTACTTATTGTGTCCAAAAAATTAATAAAGCACGTGCACATTTTAAAAAGACTTCTGATGGTATAATTCCTGACGGGGCTGTATTAACAGCATGTCAAAATGTATGTCCAACCAATGCAATTGTATTTGGAGATATTGCGGATTCTAACTCAGCCGTTTCTCAGCTTAAAGATAATACTCGTAATTATTCATTGCTTGGGGAATTAAACACGAAACCTAGGACAACTTATCTAGCGAAAATTCGTAACGCAAATCCCGAGCTTGTTTAA
- a CDS encoding cytochrome c3 family protein, with translation MEPIFPKWTNRIPLYLGIGIPLLVVTLVTGIWYYFSPKFLAVGYEPQQPIEFSHQLHAGQMGMDCRYCHSGVEKTSIAPLPPTETCMGCHNKVKKESPRLKLLHESYNNKKPIPWVHVYSLPRHAHFDHSAHLNAGVGCVSCHGRVDKMEVISLVSPLSMGWCLDCHRNPLPNIRPQDQLTNMVFDPHSVNYKPLSDPDYKNKLIQPPEACGACHY, from the coding sequence GTGGAACCGATATTTCCAAAATGGACAAACCGAATTCCTTTATATCTTGGTATAGGTATTCCTTTGCTAGTGGTAACTTTAGTTACTGGAATTTGGTACTATTTTTCGCCAAAATTTTTGGCTGTAGGTTATGAACCTCAACAACCAATTGAGTTTAGTCACCAGCTTCATGCTGGGCAAATGGGAATGGACTGTCGATATTGCCATAGTGGAGTAGAGAAAACTTCCATAGCTCCTCTGCCACCTACTGAGACATGTATGGGGTGTCATAATAAAGTAAAGAAAGAAAGTCCGCGTTTAAAGCTTTTACATGAAAGTTATAACAATAAAAAACCAATACCTTGGGTTCATGTTTACTCCTTGCCAAGACATGCTCATTTTGATCACAGCGCGCATTTAAACGCGGGCGTTGGTTGTGTGTCGTGCCATGGTAGAGTTGACAAAATGGAAGTGATTAGTTTGGTGAGTCCTTTGAGTATGGGTTGGTGTCTTGATTGCCATCGCAATCCACTGCCAAATATTAGACCTCAAGATCAACTTACAAATATGGTTTTCGATCCTCATTCAGTAAACTATAAACCACTGAGTGATCCAGATTATAAAAATAAATTAATACAACCTCCTGAAGCATGCGGAGCTTGTCATTATTAA
- the cyoE gene encoding heme o synthase, whose product MSKKNYTFYDFIELSKPRILFFCVLMTAGGVIIAPGSISVLSFVMTLIGTACSVASANAFNMIYERKTDRLMRRTKFRPLAMKRMKTYYAVFFAILLGILSIVILTYFVNLLTALLAVSAIFAYCLIYTPLKFKTPLALVIGAFPGAMPPLLGWTAVTNKIDLEGLILFGVLFAWQMPHFIAISIYHKEDYINAGIKVVSVVRGEYLSKIQAVIWSFVLFIFSVLLVPLKVGGFLYLGVAIILGIWFLRLSIKGLEKKVYAGWPRKFFLASLVYLPLLVLGLVVDRLFWFIMNL is encoded by the coding sequence ATGTCTAAAAAAAATTATACTTTTTATGATTTCATAGAATTGAGCAAACCGCGGATCTTATTTTTTTGTGTGTTGATGACGGCAGGTGGAGTTATTATTGCCCCTGGAAGCATATCGGTTTTAAGTTTTGTAATGACTCTTATAGGAACCGCATGTTCTGTTGCTTCAGCAAACGCTTTTAATATGATTTATGAAAGAAAAACTGACAGATTAATGAGAAGAACAAAGTTTCGGCCATTGGCTATGAAAAGAATGAAAACTTATTACGCTGTTTTTTTTGCAATATTATTAGGTATTCTTAGTATTGTTATATTGACTTATTTTGTTAACTTATTAACAGCGTTATTGGCTGTGAGTGCCATCTTTGCGTACTGTCTTATTTATACGCCTTTAAAGTTTAAAACGCCGCTAGCTCTTGTAATTGGAGCATTTCCTGGAGCCATGCCGCCACTTCTCGGTTGGACTGCGGTGACAAATAAAATTGATTTAGAAGGACTTATCCTCTTTGGAGTTTTATTTGCATGGCAAATGCCACATTTTATTGCAATTTCAATTTATCATAAAGAAGATTATATCAATGCAGGAATTAAAGTTGTCTCTGTTGTTAGAGGAGAGTACCTTTCAAAAATTCAAGCTGTGATATGGTCATTTGTGCTTTTTATTTTTAGTGTATTACTTGTTCCATTAAAAGTTGGTGGTTTTTTATATTTAGGAGTTGCAATTATTCTTGGTATTTGGTTTCTTCGTTTAAGCATTAAAGGATTAGAAAAAAAAGTTTATGCGGGTTGGCCTAGAAAATTTTTTCTTGCTTCACTTGTTTATTTACCTCTTTTAGTGCTTGGTCTTGTTGTAGATAGATTGTTTTGGTTTATAATGAATTTGTAA
- a CDS encoding HAD-IA family hydrolase, which produces MKFFFFDLDGTLEDSQDDMANSVNAVRESLGLELRDTQLLKKYVNRGMHDLYVNCFNDYFSKFNASNFDTLYQEVKIKYEKHYLDNICLKSKCYSGIDILLKTLSQNYKIFVVTNKPEIHSRALLAALGLMPYITDVMGGDSCAEMKPSSLPLKILANRFQFLPSEDKAFMVGDSSGDIVCGKNFGAVTVWCSWGYNKEPGAVSPDFIINNPNDLLSLI; this is translated from the coding sequence ATGAAATTTTTTTTCTTTGATTTAGATGGAACCTTAGAAGATTCTCAAGATGACATGGCAAATTCAGTTAATGCTGTTCGAGAGAGTTTGGGTCTTGAGTTGCGAGATACTCAATTATTAAAAAAATATGTTAATCGTGGAATGCATGATCTATATGTAAATTGCTTTAATGATTATTTTTCTAAATTTAATGCCAGTAATTTTGATACTTTATACCAAGAAGTTAAAATAAAATATGAAAAGCATTATTTAGATAATATTTGTTTAAAGTCAAAATGTTATTCTGGCATAGATATTTTATTAAAAACATTGTCACAAAATTATAAAATTTTTGTTGTTACAAATAAACCAGAAATTCACTCCAGAGCATTATTAGCCGCTCTCGGTCTTATGCCATACATAACTGATGTAATGGGTGGTGACAGTTGCGCTGAAATGAAGCCAAGCTCACTACCTTTAAAAATACTTGCAAATAGATTTCAGTTTTTGCCCTCTGAAGATAAGGCTTTTATGGTAGGGGATAGTTCCGGTGACATTGTTTGTGGTAAAAATTTTGGTGCAGTTACAGTATGGTGTTCTTGGGGCTACAATAAAGAGCCAGGAGCTGTTTCCCCAGATTTCATAATTAACAATCCTAACGACTTACTATCTTTAATTTAA
- a CDS encoding cupin domain-containing protein encodes MFYYKLNNGITIYKWSQKEEPTETLMQQKLESLGFISYGVQTCSPWFERSMHAHDYEEIRAALSGCITFHFENLPITLEAGDILIIPPGIPHQVYVHNSKPFTAIKGSHSGERKVTEHGDGKGSLEYLQQNGG; translated from the coding sequence ATGTTTTACTATAAGCTTAATAATGGCATTACCATTTATAAATGGTCGCAAAAAGAAGAACCAACAGAGACATTAATGCAGCAAAAATTAGAATCCTTAGGATTTATTTCTTATGGAGTGCAAACATGTTCTCCATGGTTTGAGCGTAGTATGCATGCTCATGATTACGAAGAAATCAGAGCTGCTTTATCTGGATGTATAACTTTTCATTTTGAAAATCTTCCTATTACCCTAGAAGCAGGAGATATTTTAATTATTCCACCAGGAATTCCTCATCAAGTTTATGTTCATAATTCAAAACCGTTTACTGCAATTAAAGGTAGCCACTCAGGCGAAAGAAAAGTAACAGAACATGGTGATGGAAAAGGAAGCTTAGAGTATCTTCAGCAAAATGGAGGGTGA
- the gloB gene encoding hydroxyacylglutathione hydrolase: protein MKIHTLTALSDNYIFILVDELSQEAVVVDPALSDVVINFIKTNNLKLTKILNTHHHCDHVDGNSLILKEFPNVEVCAGINDSGRVPFQTHFLKHGDIINCVGEAAQIFYVPGHTLGHICYFFSLKNGEHHLFIGDTIFSGGCGKIFEGTYYQMYQSINFLIKNLPDTTYIWCTHEYTLENYLYLEKMEPENLKIKQKIKDVKELRKQNKATIPFTLGSEKIFNSFLRLHDPNLKFLLNANNDFEIFCKVRQFRDKYQNINVDVELLK, encoded by the coding sequence ATGAAAATTCATACTCTTACAGCCTTAAGTGACAATTATATTTTTATACTGGTCGATGAGTTATCTCAAGAGGCTGTAGTTGTAGATCCTGCTTTATCTGATGTTGTAATTAATTTTATTAAGACTAATAATTTAAAGTTGACAAAGATTTTAAATACCCATCATCATTGTGATCATGTTGATGGCAATTCTTTGATATTAAAAGAATTCCCTAATGTTGAGGTTTGTGCAGGAATCAATGACTCTGGAAGAGTTCCATTTCAAACGCATTTTTTAAAACATGGTGACATAATAAATTGTGTGGGAGAAGCGGCTCAAATATTTTATGTACCAGGACATACATTAGGACATATTTGTTACTTTTTTTCGTTAAAAAATGGCGAACATCACCTTTTTATTGGTGATACTATTTTTTCTGGAGGTTGTGGAAAAATTTTTGAAGGTACATATTATCAAATGTACCAATCAATTAATTTTTTAATAAAAAACTTACCCGATACAACATATATTTGGTGTACTCATGAATACACCCTAGAAAATTATTTGTATTTAGAAAAAATGGAACCAGAAAATCTAAAAATAAAACAAAAAATAAAAGATGTAAAAGAATTAAGAAAACAAAATAAAGCAACAATTCCATTTACTCTAGGATCCGAAAAAATATTTAATAGTTTTTTAAGATTGCATGACCCAAATCTAAAATTTCTTTTAAATGCAAATAATGACTTTGAAATATTTTGTAAAGTAAGACAATTTAGAGATAAATATCAAAATATAAATGTGGACGTTGAACTTTTAAAATAG